Proteins from a genomic interval of Desulfitibacter alkalitolerans DSM 16504:
- a CDS encoding AAA family ATPase, translated as MTVTIAVAGKGGTGKTTFAALVIRNLVSANKGSVFAVDADPNSNLNEALGLKVDKAISEILEATKDPKAVPEGMSKHMFIEYMLSKAIIETKHMDLLVMGGPQGPGCYCYPNDILKGNMDKLTPNYDYVVVDNEAGLEHISRGTIKKVNYLFVISDSSVRGIRSAGRVRELIQSLQSKIDKVYLVITKIINEKQLDTLMPEIEKTGLDFIGYIPMDEQVVDFDLQAKPLFDLPDDSKAVQSIKQILDKSVFNN; from the coding sequence ATGACTGTAACAATAGCCGTAGCAGGCAAGGGAGGAACAGGTAAAACCACTTTTGCAGCCTTGGTAATTAGAAATCTAGTAAGTGCCAATAAGGGAAGCGTATTTGCCGTAGATGCTGATCCCAATTCTAACCTTAACGAGGCTTTAGGTTTAAAAGTAGATAAGGCCATTTCAGAAATATTAGAGGCGACCAAGGATCCAAAGGCGGTTCCTGAAGGTATGAGTAAACATATGTTCATTGAATATATGCTCTCAAAGGCTATTATTGAAACTAAACATATGGATTTACTGGTTATGGGAGGTCCGCAGGGTCCTGGATGCTATTGTTATCCAAATGATATATTAAAGGGTAATATGGATAAACTAACTCCAAATTATGATTATGTGGTAGTAGATAATGAAGCTGGGCTAGAGCATATAAGCAGAGGCACTATTAAAAAGGTTAATTACCTATTTGTTATTAGTGATAGTTCAGTTAGAGGTATTAGATCTGCAGGCAGGGTGCGGGAGCTTATCCAATCACTTCAAAGCAAAATAGACAAGGTTTATCTTGTAATCACCAAGATCATCAATGAGAAGCAGTTGGATACATTAATGCCTGAGATTGAAAAGACTGGATTAGATTTTATTGGGTATATCCCAATGGACGAGCAGGTTGTAGATTTTGATCTGCAAGCAAAACCTTTATTTGACTTGCCGGATGACAGCAAAGCAGTTCAATCCATTAAGCAAATTCTCGATAAGTCAGTTTTTAATAATTAA
- a CDS encoding ASKHA domain-containing protein: protein MKYTVTFLPDKIITETEAGKSLLHAANSAGIGIKSSCGSEGTCGRCKVKVVEGKYLYDERFTCTLPEKYRDAGFILACKAYVEDNITVEIPAESRLDEHQVLLEDKQGVLAEKDLPILNGYTLDPLCKKIRLTMDAPNLTEIISDVSRLETELSKQAGIKKPIIGLPVLTQMAENLRKENWQVTVTVAYNGRDYEIVRIEPGHDTNPCYGIAVDIGTTTVVASLVDMEKGLSIEKLGTYNRQAKLGDDVVSRMIHCSSEQNGLEELQNLVVQTINDLTGKLIVRNNLSPDDIGIMVTSANTTMTHLFLGLHPKYIRLEPYVPTATFAPVVKGKELGLQIHPEGLVYSFPAVASYVGGDIVSGALITNISKKEELTLFIDIGTNGEIVLGNQDWLISCACSAGPAFEGGGITYGTRAMKGAIERVEIDNDTFDVKVSTIDSAKAIGICGSGLIDCIAKMHQVGIIDRTGTFQDTESRRVQITHDDKLFILVWKEESGIGKDIYISENDIKNLIRSKGAVFAGIQSLLKTLQLEIELIDKILIAGGFGNYLNISDAVRIGLLPDLPIEKYEFVGNTSLKGAELALISKEAWNHAEIIGKMMTYLELSVGNLFMDEFMQAIFLPHTDLKLFPSVELHTNL, encoded by the coding sequence ATGAAATACACGGTGACCTTTCTCCCAGATAAAATTATAACAGAAACAGAAGCCGGTAAATCTTTACTCCATGCTGCAAACTCTGCAGGTATTGGAATAAAGAGTTCTTGTGGCAGTGAAGGCACCTGTGGACGATGTAAGGTAAAGGTTGTAGAAGGAAAGTACCTCTACGATGAAAGATTTACTTGTACATTACCCGAAAAATACCGAGATGCTGGCTTTATCCTAGCCTGCAAGGCATATGTTGAGGATAACATAACTGTAGAAATTCCTGCAGAATCTAGATTAGATGAGCATCAAGTTTTACTGGAAGATAAGCAAGGTGTTTTAGCGGAAAAGGATCTGCCCATATTAAATGGATATACACTAGATCCCTTATGCAAAAAAATACGGCTAACCATGGATGCTCCAAATCTAACTGAGATTATTAGTGATGTATCAAGATTGGAAACAGAACTATCTAAACAAGCTGGTATCAAAAAACCCATAATCGGACTGCCAGTATTGACCCAAATGGCCGAAAACCTTAGAAAAGAAAATTGGCAGGTTACAGTTACTGTTGCTTATAATGGTAGAGATTATGAGATAGTTCGAATAGAACCTGGACATGATACAAATCCGTGTTATGGTATTGCAGTAGATATTGGTACTACTACAGTAGTAGCCAGCTTAGTAGACATGGAGAAGGGATTGTCCATTGAAAAATTAGGAACATATAATCGTCAAGCCAAGCTGGGTGATGATGTAGTTTCTAGAATGATACATTGTTCCTCTGAACAAAATGGATTAGAGGAGCTGCAAAATCTTGTTGTTCAAACCATTAATGATTTAACAGGTAAATTAATAGTTAGAAACAACCTTTCACCTGATGACATAGGAATAATGGTTACCTCTGCCAATACAACCATGACCCATCTTTTTTTAGGTCTACATCCCAAGTATATTAGGTTGGAGCCATACGTTCCTACTGCAACCTTTGCACCAGTAGTTAAAGGTAAAGAACTAGGATTGCAGATCCATCCTGAAGGACTTGTATATAGTTTTCCTGCTGTAGCAAGTTATGTAGGGGGGGACATTGTCTCAGGAGCACTCATCACAAATATATCTAAAAAAGAGGAGCTTACTCTTTTCATAGATATTGGTACTAATGGAGAAATAGTGCTAGGCAATCAAGATTGGCTAATCAGCTGTGCATGTTCTGCTGGGCCAGCTTTTGAAGGTGGCGGTATAACTTATGGGACACGGGCTATGAAGGGAGCCATTGAGAGAGTAGAAATTGACAATGATACCTTTGATGTTAAGGTTAGTACAATAGATTCTGCTAAGGCAATTGGTATTTGTGGTTCTGGTTTAATAGATTGCATAGCTAAAATGCACCAGGTGGGAATAATAGATAGAACAGGTACCTTCCAGGATACAGAATCCAGGAGAGTACAAATTACCCATGACGATAAGCTTTTCATCCTAGTATGGAAAGAAGAATCAGGTATTGGTAAGGATATATATATTTCTGAAAATGACATTAAAAACCTGATAAGATCAAAAGGTGCCGTTTTTGCCGGTATTCAAAGTCTTTTGAAAACATTACAATTAGAGATTGAGCTGATTGATAAGATTTTGATTGCTGGAGGATTTGGTAACTATTTAAATATTTCCGATGCAGTTAGAATAGGCTTATTGCCAGACCTGCCAATTGAAAAATATGAATTTGTTGGGAACACCTCTCTAAAAGGTGCAGAGTTGGCTTTAATATCCAAGGAGGCATGGAATCATGCCGAGATTATTGGTAAAATGATGACATATTTGGAGCTATCAGTAGGCAACCTTTTTATGGATGAGTTTATGCAGGCCATTTTCTTACCTCATACTGATTTGAAGCTATTTCCTTCAGTTGAATTACACACTAATTTATAA
- the acsB gene encoding acetyl-CoA decarbonylase/synthase complex subunit alpha/beta: MSNFDQIYEGVITEGQEPKKLFQQVYNGAVIATSYAEILLNKAIADFGANQEIGYPDTAYYLPVIRSLSGEEVTKLGELPPILNRLRGQIYEPLTFENARLAGEAVLYAAEIIETVRYLRKENMNVDPWTGFLGDPVIRKYGIKMVDWSIPGVAVILGRAKDSEAAKTLVADLMSNGLMIFLSDEVIEQLLEQDVKLGIDYIAFPLGNFTQVVHAANFALRAGMAFGGIAPGLREEHRDYQHRRVKAFILHLGERDEVKTSAEMGCIFLGFPVITDQPLAEDEQIKDWYISQPDYSKMIQTALEVRGIKIVKAKIDLPVNFGPAFKGETIRKADMYVEMGGGKTTSFELVCSVGENEIEDGKIEVIGPELDEIEEGSRIPFGLMIDIYGRKMQTDFESVLERRIHDFINYGEGLWHTAQRDINWLRVSKDAKAKGIKFKHYGDILITKFKSEFPAIVDRVQVTIITDPAAVEEKVQIARAKYRERDDRMRGLTDDKVQEFYSCTLCQSFAPNHVCIVTPERVGLCGAVSWLDGRASYEINSTGPNQPIPKGEAINDVTGEWKSCNDFIFTTSNRSIESVCMYTLMEKPMTSCGCFEAIMAIVPEANGIMLTMREHSGDTPCGMTFSTLAGMIGGGVQTPGFMGIGKSYIVSRKFITADGGIARIVWMPKALKEFLRDDFVKRSVEEGLGEDFIDKIADETIGTTVDEILPFLEEKGHPALTMEPLM, encoded by the coding sequence ATGTCTAATTTTGACCAAATTTATGAAGGTGTTATTACTGAAGGTCAGGAGCCAAAGAAATTATTTCAGCAAGTATATAATGGTGCGGTAATTGCTACAAGCTATGCTGAAATATTATTAAATAAAGCTATAGCCGATTTTGGAGCTAACCAGGAAATAGGTTATCCAGATACAGCTTATTATCTGCCTGTTATTAGATCTTTAAGCGGTGAAGAAGTAACAAAACTAGGTGAACTTCCACCTATCCTTAACAGGTTAAGGGGTCAAATATACGAGCCCCTTACCTTTGAAAATGCAAGATTAGCAGGTGAGGCAGTTTTATATGCAGCTGAAATCATTGAAACAGTACGTTATTTAAGAAAAGAAAATATGAACGTGGATCCCTGGACTGGTTTCTTGGGAGACCCTGTAATTAGAAAATATGGTATTAAAATGGTTGACTGGTCAATTCCAGGTGTTGCCGTAATCTTAGGAAGAGCTAAAGACAGCGAGGCTGCAAAAACACTAGTTGCTGACTTAATGAGCAACGGCTTGATGATATTCCTTAGTGACGAGGTAATTGAACAGTTATTAGAACAAGATGTTAAACTTGGTATTGACTATATTGCATTCCCGTTAGGAAACTTTACTCAAGTTGTTCACGCAGCCAACTTTGCTTTAAGGGCAGGTATGGCTTTCGGCGGAATAGCACCTGGCTTGAGAGAAGAACACAGAGATTACCAACACAGAAGAGTTAAGGCTTTCATCCTTCACCTTGGTGAAAGAGATGAAGTAAAAACATCTGCTGAGATGGGATGTATCTTCCTAGGCTTCCCAGTAATTACTGATCAACCCCTTGCTGAAGACGAGCAGATAAAAGACTGGTATATTTCTCAACCAGATTACAGTAAAATGATCCAGACTGCCTTGGAAGTTAGAGGAATTAAGATCGTTAAGGCTAAAATTGATTTGCCAGTTAACTTTGGCCCAGCCTTCAAAGGTGAAACAATTCGTAAAGCTGACATGTACGTTGAAATGGGCGGCGGTAAAACAACTTCATTTGAATTAGTTTGTTCCGTTGGTGAAAATGAAATAGAGGATGGGAAAATTGAAGTTATTGGTCCTGAACTTGATGAAATAGAAGAAGGTTCAAGAATCCCCTTTGGTTTAATGATAGATATTTATGGGCGTAAAATGCAAACAGACTTTGAAAGTGTTCTTGAAAGAAGAATCCATGACTTCATCAACTACGGTGAAGGGTTATGGCATACAGCTCAAAGAGATATTAACTGGTTAAGAGTCAGTAAAGATGCAAAAGCTAAAGGAATCAAATTCAAGCATTATGGAGATATATTAATAACCAAATTTAAGAGTGAATTCCCAGCCATTGTTGACAGGGTTCAAGTTACAATAATTACGGATCCTGCCGCTGTTGAAGAAAAAGTTCAGATTGCCAGGGCAAAATACAGGGAAAGAGACGATAGAATGAGAGGTTTAACTGACGATAAGGTTCAAGAATTTTACTCCTGCACCTTATGTCAATCCTTTGCTCCTAACCACGTATGTATAGTTACTCCTGAAAGGGTAGGTCTATGTGGAGCTGTTAGCTGGTTAGACGGCAGAGCATCTTATGAAATTAACAGCACAGGCCCTAACCAACCTATACCTAAAGGTGAAGCTATTAATGATGTTACAGGCGAATGGAAGAGTTGTAATGATTTCATTTTCACTACATCTAACAGATCAATAGAAAGTGTTTGTATGTATACCTTAATGGAAAAACCAATGACCTCATGCGGCTGCTTTGAAGCCATCATGGCAATTGTACCTGAAGCAAATGGTATAATGCTTACAATGCGTGAGCATAGTGGTGATACTCCCTGTGGCATGACCTTCTCCACACTAGCTGGTATGATTGGTGGAGGGGTTCAAACACCTGGTTTCATGGGCATTGGCAAGAGTTATATAGTTAGTAGAAAATTTATTACCGCTGACGGTGGTATTGCAAGAATTGTGTGGATGCCAAAAGCTTTAAAAGAATTCCTAAGGGATGACTTTGTCAAAAGAAGTGTTGAAGAAGGCCTTGGAGAAGATTTTATCGACAAAATTGCAGATGAGACAATCGGAACTACTGTTGATGAAATACTTCCCTTTCTCGAGGAAAAAGGACATCCAGCATTAACCATGGAACCTTTAATGTAA
- a CDS encoding acetyl-CoA decarbonylase/synthase complex subunit delta has protein sequence MAVAILKDRNPSKVIEVTIGATKEQGGTRSHTITVGGDSALPFLHFEGEFPNKPVVAMEVQDMIPRWGETLKNELSDVWGNPAEWAQKCVEDFGADLIYLKLDGAHPDEANHSPEKCAEIVKKVLETVSVPLIVSGCEVEEKDNEVLPVVAEAAAGENLLLGVAEQDNYKTLTAACMVHKHNIIARSPLDINICKQLNILITEMNLPANRIVIDPTIGGLGYGIEYAYSILERARLGALQGDKMLAMPIIATAGYESWKTKEANAVVPEWGNVVDRGILWETVTATSLLQAGVHILLIRHPKSVQLIKKNIAQLMTPNQL, from the coding sequence ATGGCAGTAGCAATATTAAAAGATAGAAACCCTTCTAAGGTTATTGAAGTAACAATTGGCGCCACCAAGGAACAAGGTGGTACCCGTTCTCACACTATCACTGTTGGCGGAGATTCTGCACTTCCATTTCTTCATTTTGAAGGTGAATTTCCTAACAAGCCTGTTGTAGCTATGGAAGTTCAAGACATGATTCCACGTTGGGGTGAAACCCTAAAAAATGAACTTAGTGACGTATGGGGTAATCCTGCAGAGTGGGCCCAAAAGTGCGTAGAGGACTTTGGAGCAGATTTAATTTACCTTAAGTTAGATGGTGCTCATCCTGACGAAGCCAATCATTCCCCAGAAAAGTGTGCTGAAATAGTAAAAAAAGTACTTGAAACCGTAAGCGTACCATTAATTGTTTCAGGCTGCGAAGTTGAAGAAAAAGATAATGAGGTATTACCAGTTGTTGCTGAGGCAGCTGCAGGTGAAAACCTTCTTTTAGGTGTAGCTGAACAGGATAATTACAAAACATTAACGGCTGCATGCATGGTCCACAAGCATAACATAATTGCTCGTTCACCTCTTGATATTAACATCTGCAAGCAGCTTAACATTTTAATTACTGAAATGAACCTTCCTGCTAACAGAATAGTTATTGACCCAACTATTGGTGGCCTTGGATATGGAATAGAATATGCATATTCTATTCTTGAAAGGGCTAGATTAGGTGCGTTACAGGGAGACAAAATGCTTGCAATGCCAATCATTGCAACTGCAGGTTATGAATCATGGAAAACAAAAGAAGCTAATGCTGTAGTTCCAGAGTGGGGTAATGTAGTAGATAGAGGTATTCTATGGGAAACAGTTACAGCTACTTCTCTATTGCAAGCTGGAGTGCACATCTTATTAATCAGGCATCCAAAATCTGTTCAATTAATCAAAAAAAATATTGCTCAATTAATGACGCCAAACCAGTTATAA
- a CDS encoding DegV family protein has translation MPKIKIVTDSTAYLKKQDIDKYSIKIVPLSVTLDNENFKEDTKSHEEFFTQLKKSKGFPTTSQPSIGDFHKAYTEILNEYDEIISIHISELISGTMHSASTAASEIGSDNISIFDSATTAAALEDMVLTAAEMASSGHSREEIINKLNYIKNSNRLLFMVDNLKYLHKGGRIGKAGSILGTILQIKPILYIRGEVGLFDKVRTHKKALQRIIQEVETVANENGGINNIKISIIQVHNEQGLRELEMLLKEKWPEVEYETSSCGPVIGSHVGPGGLGLTFRPK, from the coding sequence ATGCCAAAAATAAAAATTGTTACTGACTCAACTGCATATTTGAAGAAACAGGATATTGATAAGTATAGTATAAAAATAGTCCCTTTAAGCGTAACATTAGACAATGAAAATTTTAAAGAAGACACTAAATCTCATGAAGAGTTTTTTACTCAACTTAAAAAGTCTAAAGGCTTTCCTACCACATCACAACCATCAATTGGTGATTTTCACAAAGCATATACTGAAATTTTAAATGAATATGATGAAATAATATCCATACATATATCTGAATTAATTAGTGGCACCATGCATTCAGCAAGTACTGCAGCTTCCGAGATTGGCTCAGACAATATTAGTATTTTTGATTCAGCCACTACTGCTGCTGCTTTGGAAGATATGGTTTTAACTGCTGCGGAAATGGCTTCATCAGGCCATTCAAGAGAGGAAATCATAAATAAACTTAATTATATCAAGAATTCTAATAGGCTTTTATTTATGGTAGATAATTTAAAATACCTGCATAAAGGTGGAAGGATAGGAAAAGCTGGTTCAATCCTTGGAACCATTCTTCAAATAAAGCCAATTTTATATATACGTGGTGAAGTTGGATTATTTGATAAGGTTAGAACACATAAAAAAGCCCTGCAACGAATTATTCAAGAAGTAGAAACAGTGGCTAATGAAAATGGTGGCATAAACAATATTAAGATAAGCATTATCCAAGTACATAATGAACAAGGACTTCGTGAATTAGAAATGCTTTTAAAGGAAAAATGGCCTGAGGTTGAATATGAAACCTCTAGCTGTGGACCAGTTATTGGTTCCCATGTAGGGCCTGGCGGATTGGGATTAACATTTAGGCCAAAATAA
- the cooS gene encoding anaerobic carbon-monoxide dehydrogenase catalytic subunit, giving the protein MPRFRDLCHNCRPSDAPRVPERKLRERSVDPAALEMLEKAKQIGVDTAYDRVVAQQPQCKFGYEGICCRVCAMGPCRIKDGDGPESKGICGANAYTIVARNIVRLIAAGTSAHSDHGRHIAKVLLHSAEGHAPDYKIADADKLMSVAKKVGLDIEGKSIEEVTKEVAIAALTDFGRYTDEPLTWINTFITEGRKAKFNATNIMPSSIDGSITGLLHQTHIGVDTDPVNIIFGGLKTALSDLNGCSLSTDLTDILFGTPRPVVTEANLAVLEKDKVNIVVHGHNPLLSQMVVKAAREMEAEAKKAGATGIGLSGICCTGNEVLVREGVQIASNFASQELAIMTGAVDVMVVDVQCIMPGLRAVSECFDTKIVTTMPISKIPGSYHFAFDEEHAVESAKAIIRLAIDTFKERQGKQVDIPQIKNKVTAGFSMEALKEIFGCVNPEEPLQVLADALDSGEIKGIAYLIGCNNLKVMQDDTHLKIAMELVKNDVLVICGGCSAQTFAKYGLLTSEAAEQYAGEGLKKFLNRLNEAAGDKLDEKLPLMFHTGSCVDYSRGARLANELATLMGIDMPKLPFVVSAPEAMSEKAVAIGCYWLALGIPVHVGVLPPIEGSDLVYGVATQIASDVFGGYFIFEVDGNVAAKKILNALEYRTWKLGVHKQTAEKFETSLCQGY; this is encoded by the coding sequence ATGCCAAGATTTAGGGATTTATGTCACAATTGTAGGCCTTCTGATGCTCCAAGGGTACCAGAACGTAAATTAAGAGAACGTTCAGTAGACCCAGCTGCATTAGAAATGCTCGAAAAAGCAAAACAAATTGGAGTGGATACTGCATACGACAGGGTCGTAGCCCAGCAGCCACAGTGTAAGTTTGGCTATGAAGGTATTTGTTGTAGAGTTTGTGCCATGGGACCATGTAGAATCAAAGATGGTGACGGTCCAGAAAGCAAGGGCATTTGTGGTGCCAATGCTTACACAATTGTTGCTAGAAACATAGTCAGATTGATAGCAGCTGGAACGTCCGCTCACTCAGACCATGGCAGACATATTGCAAAGGTATTGTTACACAGCGCCGAAGGCCACGCACCTGACTACAAAATAGCTGATGCCGACAAGTTAATGTCAGTTGCCAAAAAAGTCGGCCTTGATATTGAAGGAAAATCAATAGAGGAAGTTACAAAGGAAGTAGCTATAGCTGCTTTAACTGACTTTGGTAGATACACAGATGAACCACTTACATGGATCAATACTTTTATTACTGAAGGTAGAAAAGCAAAATTCAATGCTACAAATATTATGCCAAGCAGCATAGATGGTTCTATCACCGGTCTGTTGCACCAGACTCATATTGGTGTAGATACTGATCCAGTTAATATTATCTTTGGTGGATTAAAAACTGCATTGTCAGACTTAAATGGTTGTTCACTTTCAACAGACCTTACTGATATTTTGTTTGGTACTCCAAGGCCTGTTGTTACTGAAGCCAACCTTGCTGTACTTGAAAAAGATAAGGTTAATATTGTTGTCCATGGTCACAACCCATTGTTAAGCCAGATGGTTGTTAAGGCTGCCAGGGAAATGGAAGCTGAAGCCAAAAAAGCCGGTGCAACAGGTATTGGCTTGTCAGGAATTTGCTGTACTGGTAATGAGGTATTGGTTAGAGAAGGCGTACAAATTGCAAGTAACTTCGCTTCCCAGGAATTAGCCATTATGACAGGGGCTGTGGACGTTATGGTGGTTGACGTTCAGTGTATTATGCCTGGTTTAAGGGCTGTTTCTGAGTGTTTTGATACTAAAATTGTTACAACCATGCCTATTTCCAAGATACCAGGTTCATATCACTTTGCTTTTGATGAAGAGCATGCTGTAGAATCTGCAAAGGCTATCATTAGATTAGCCATTGATACTTTTAAGGAAAGACAAGGAAAACAGGTTGATATTCCACAGATTAAAAACAAGGTAACTGCCGGTTTTAGTATGGAAGCCTTAAAAGAGATTTTTGGATGTGTCAACCCTGAAGAACCATTACAAGTCCTTGCAGATGCATTAGATTCTGGTGAAATCAAGGGTATTGCTTATCTAATTGGATGTAACAACTTAAAGGTAATGCAAGACGATACTCATTTAAAAATTGCCATGGAATTGGTGAAAAATGATGTACTTGTAATTTGTGGTGGCTGTTCAGCTCAAACATTTGCCAAGTATGGTCTATTAACATCTGAAGCAGCTGAGCAATACGCTGGAGAAGGACTTAAGAAGTTCCTCAACCGCTTAAATGAAGCTGCTGGAGATAAATTGGACGAGAAACTTCCATTAATGTTTCATACCGGTTCTTGTGTTGACTATTCAAGGGGTGCAAGGCTAGCAAATGAATTAGCAACTTTAATGGGAATTGACATGCCCAAGCTTCCCTTTGTAGTTTCAGCTCCTGAAGCAATGAGCGAAAAGGCAGTTGCTATTGGTTGTTATTGGCTGGCGCTAGGTATTCCTGTTCATGTTGGTGTATTGCCTCCAATTGAAGGTAGTGACCTTGTATATGGTGTTGCCACTCAAATTGCATCTGATGTATTTGGTGGATACTTCATATTTGAAGTAGATGGAAATGTTGCTGCCAAGAAAATTCTGAATGCATTAGAATATCGTACTTGGAAGCTTGGAGTTCATAAGCAGACAGCAGAAAAATTTGAAACAAGCCTTTGCCAGGGTTATTAA
- the acsC gene encoding acetyl-CoA decarbonylase/synthase complex subunit gamma produces the protein MGLTGLEIYKQLPKKNCGECGPPTCLAFAMNLASGKAALDACPYVSDAAREALESASAPPIALVKVGTGDYVVEMGDETELFRHDKKFYHETAFAIKVSDNLSEEEINEKIKAINSLVIERVGMHYKAQFVAIDNESGNADAFVKAVEVANSITDMPLVLMSKNVSAIGKALDIAADKKPLVYAATEENYEEMTSLAKEKNVPLAVYAEGLDALADLVQKIVNLGHKQLVLDPGSRDLSQTIANFVQIRRQAIKKKFRPFGYPVMAFTQSAEPLEEVVEAVSLTGRYASLVVMNTADPAHMVPLMSWRQNLYTDPQVPIQVQEKVYAVGEVNENSPVYITTNFSLSFYTVQGEVESSKIPSYIIPINTDGTSVLTAYSAGKYEPEQIAAVLKKIGIEDQVKHRNVVIPGLVAVISGKLEDASGWKVIVGPREASGIPSFAKSQFA, from the coding sequence ATGGGCTTAACAGGTTTGGAAATTTACAAACAACTTCCAAAAAAGAACTGTGGAGAATGTGGACCTCCAACTTGCCTAGCATTTGCCATGAATCTCGCAAGTGGTAAAGCAGCATTGGATGCTTGTCCATATGTAAGTGATGCAGCAAGGGAAGCATTAGAATCAGCATCAGCTCCCCCAATCGCTTTAGTAAAAGTTGGTACTGGGGATTATGTTGTGGAAATGGGTGACGAAACAGAACTATTCCGTCATGATAAGAAGTTTTACCACGAAACTGCATTTGCCATAAAGGTTAGTGACAACTTGTCAGAAGAAGAAATTAACGAAAAGATTAAGGCTATTAACAGCTTGGTAATTGAAAGAGTTGGTATGCACTATAAAGCACAGTTTGTAGCCATTGATAATGAATCAGGTAATGCAGACGCATTTGTAAAGGCTGTTGAGGTAGCTAATAGCATTACAGATATGCCATTAGTTTTAATGTCTAAAAATGTCTCTGCTATTGGAAAGGCGCTTGATATAGCAGCTGATAAGAAGCCTCTGGTTTACGCAGCTACAGAAGAAAACTACGAAGAAATGACTAGTTTAGCTAAGGAAAAAAATGTTCCTCTAGCTGTGTATGCAGAAGGCTTGGATGCTTTAGCTGACCTGGTTCAAAAAATAGTTAACTTAGGACATAAGCAGCTGGTTTTAGATCCAGGCAGCAGAGATCTATCCCAAACCATTGCTAACTTTGTACAGATTCGTCGTCAGGCTATTAAGAAAAAATTCAGACCATTTGGTTACCCTGTCATGGCGTTTACTCAGTCTGCTGAGCCTTTAGAGGAAGTTGTTGAGGCAGTTTCATTAACAGGTAGATATGCAAGCCTGGTTGTAATGAATACAGCCGATCCAGCTCATATGGTTCCATTAATGTCCTGGAGACAGAACCTATATACAGACCCACAGGTTCCAATTCAAGTTCAGGAAAAAGTCTATGCTGTGGGTGAAGTTAATGAAAATTCACCTGTTTATATCACAACTAATTTTTCATTATCCTTCTACACAGTACAAGGTGAAGTTGAATCCAGTAAGATTCCTTCATATATTATTCCAATCAATACTGATGGAACTTCAGTATTAACTGCATATTCAGCAGGCAAATACGAACCTGAGCAAATCGCTGCAGTTCTTAAGAAAATAGGTATTGAAGATCAGGTAAAACATAGAAACGTTGTTATTCCAGGCCTGGTTGCTGTTATAAGTGGTAAGCTTGAGGATGCATCCGGATGGAAAGTTATCGTTGGGCCAAGAGAAGCTTCAGGTATACCATCTTTTGCCAAGAGTCAATTTGCGTAG
- a CDS encoding AAA family ATPase has protein sequence MKIAVSGKGGVGKTTISASLISFFLGKGYKVFAVDADPDVSLGTVLGIDDDSVDGLKPIVEMREVISKKSGGGGAYFPLDPQVEDILEEYVIQKDNLFFLKMGAVKQGGSACYCRENTVLNALVNSLLVKQKEIVLLDMGAGIEHLTRGTSGGVDLMLIVTEASKVSVNTALTVKKLAQELGVKNINFIGNKIRTEKEKEFLKSTLPPNELLGFIEYNEEVLERAMGTHPLEMSSAASINIKAIGEEILARNS, from the coding sequence ATGAAAATCGCAGTTTCTGGTAAAGGTGGAGTTGGAAAAACAACAATATCTGCTAGTTTAATAAGTTTTTTTCTTGGCAAGGGGTATAAAGTCTTTGCTGTTGATGCTGATCCTGATGTTAGTTTAGGCACAGTCTTAGGTATAGACGACGATTCAGTAGATGGCTTAAAACCTATTGTTGAAATGCGTGAAGTTATATCCAAAAAAAGCGGTGGCGGCGGAGCATATTTTCCACTAGATCCTCAAGTAGAGGATATTCTAGAAGAGTACGTAATCCAAAAGGATAACCTTTTCTTTCTTAAAATGGGTGCAGTAAAGCAAGGTGGTTCAGCCTGTTACTGTAGAGAAAATACAGTCTTAAATGCCTTGGTTAACTCATTACTTGTGAAACAAAAAGAGATTGTGCTTTTAGATATGGGAGCAGGTATAGAACATTTAACTAGGGGAACATCTGGTGGAGTAGATTTAATGTTAATTGTCACAGAAGCCAGTAAGGTTAGTGTTAATACAGCACTAACTGTTAAAAAACTTGCCCAGGAACTTGGTGTAAAAAACATCAACTTTATAGGCAACAAGATTAGAACAGAAAAAGAAAAGGAATTTTTAAAAAGCACCTTGCCGCCAAATGAATTATTGGGCTTTATTGAGTATAACGAAGAAGTTTTAGAACGTGCAATGGGAACCCACCCCCTTGAAATGAGCAGCGCAGCCAGTATTAACATTAAAGCTATTGGAGAAGAGATCCTGGCCAGAAACAGCTGA